A single genomic interval of Eurosta solidaginis isolate ZX-2024a chromosome 3, ASM4086904v1, whole genome shotgun sequence harbors:
- the LOC137245308 gene encoding uncharacterized protein isoform X2, with product MGGTVVKNANKVCHITFCSADLTQMIDAQAIILPKLTKFLPTVRVSSIDLEELSHLPLADPQYSIPSKIDVVIGSDITPQILTEGLLRNVSGTLLAQNTIFGWILSGPVAEKVSTFSTHVTECTDDPINQLLRQFWEQEEVHQTQQRSADDEYCEALYRTTTIREEDGRYRVKLPFKLEFPANLALGHSRPAAQQQYISIERTLERKPELRDKYFEVLNEYFTMDHMEPASQQEIIRDGKYLSFYLPHHAVIKPDSKTTKVRVIFNASKMSHSGNSLNDVLHTGPILQNDLMLVILKWRLYKFVFNGDIEKMYRQILIHEEDKDFHRIVFRKHPTLPIEDFRLKTVTFGVNCAPYLAIRTLHQLAHDCQDEYPLAKDILLNETYVDDILSGGHNIQSTLNSMTQVIEA from the coding sequence atgggtggaacggttgtgaaaaatgccaataaagtctgccacataacattctgttcagcagacttaacccaaatgatagacgcacaagcaataattttgccgaagctaactaagttcttgcccacagtcagagtttcaagcatcgatctcgaagaactgtcccatttaccgttagccgatccacagtattccataccatcgaaaatcgatgtggtaatcggcagcgatatcaccccgcaaatcctcaccgaagggctcctacgaaatgtgagtggaacattacttgcccaaaacacaatattcggatggatattaagcggccctgtagctgaaaaggtatcaaccttcagcactcatgtcacggaatgcaccgatgaccccatcaatcaacttttgagacaattttgggaacaggaagaagttcaccaaacccaacaacgatcagcagatgatgaatactgcgaagcactctaccggacaaccacaattcgtgaggaagatggacgctacagagtaaaactacccttcaaattggaatttccagccaatctggcactcggtcattcacgacccgcagcacaacagcagtacatcagcatcgaacgcacgctcgaaagaaaacccgaattaagagacaaatattttgaagtccttaatgaatattttaccatggatcatatggaacccgcctcccaacaagagataattagagatggtaaatatttatcattttatctaccccatcatgctgtcataaaacccgacagcaaaaccacaaaagtgcgagtcatcttcaacgcatcaaaaatgtcgcattctggcaactcgttgaacgacgtgcttcatacaggccccattctacaaaatgacttaatgctcgtcatacttaaatggcgactttataagtttgttttcaacggcgatattgagaaaatgtatcgccaaatactcatccatgaagaagataaagattttcatcgaatcgtttttcgaaaacacccaactctgccgatagaagatttccgactaaaaacagttacctttggtgtaaattgcgcgccatatttggcgattcgaaccctacaccaactcgcccacgactgtcaagatgaatatccgctcgctaaagacattttgttgaatgaaacgtatgtcgacgatattttgtcaggcggtcataatatacagtccactttgaactctatgactcaagttatcgaagcctaa
- the LOC137245308 gene encoding uncharacterized protein isoform X1 — protein MLRFIRRARKLEVPATLNLTHAEVNDAKIKIIIQTQRNHYGDTIELLQTSGPLPKKNTLLTLNPMLDDSGIMRVSGRLAYATYSFNERHPIIIPENSRFCSLLLDFLHSHLLHADKQLMIRMVQQQYYIPRLKQKVKKLVFHCKTCTIYKQQMKTQIMAALPPERSTYSLPFHTTGVDFAGPFMVKTSPLRRASYVKAYVCVFVCFSTQAVHLEVCSDLTTNAFNAAFARFTGRRGLPHQIYSDNGKTFVGAQRGLQREFTTFLKEVATDVAEKYATHGFSWKLIPPYAPHMGGLWEAAVKSFKIHFTKVAGNQKFSFEELTTLLVRIEAVLNSRPLSPMSEDPMDPLVLTPGHFLHGAPLLSLPEPTAEHLTLVNKWQKLKVLHHQFSTRWKNEYLKELRNRYKWKCPQRNIQVRDLVVVKDDLLPPNEWRLGRVITLHPGSDNHVRVVELKTQNGLITRNIAKLCVLPTA, from the coding sequence atgttgcggtttatccgaagagcaagaaaactagaagttccagccacgcttaacctcacccacgccgaagtgaatgatgccaaaatcaaaatcatcattcaaactcaacggaatcattacggagacacgatagagctgcttcaaacgtcaggacccttacccaaaaagaacacccttctgacattaaaccccatgctagatgactcaggaatcatgcgagtttctggaagattagcatatgccacctatagctttaatgagcggcacccaattatcatacccgaaaactctcgattttgttctcttctgttagacttcctccattcgcacctgctgcacgccgacaaacagctgatgatccgaatggtacagcaacagtactacattccacgtttgaagcaaaaggtcaaaaagctcgtcttccactgcaaaacctgcaccatctataaacagcagatgaaaacgcagataatggcagccttgccacccgagaggtcaacgtattccctaccctttcatacaacaggagtcgactttgctggaccatttatggtaaaaacttctccccttcgccgagcttcgtatgttaaagcttacgtttgtgtgttcgtctgtttttccacacaGGCTGTTCACTTAGAAGTGTGTTCTgacctcaccacgaatgccttcaacgcagcctttgcccgatttactggccgccgtggcctaccccaccagatatattctgacaacggaaagacgttcgtcggcgcacaacgcggattacaaagagaattcaccacattcctcaaggaagtcgctacagacgtcgccgaaaagtatgcaactcacggattctcatggaaattaatcccaccatacgctccacacatgggtgggctatgggaagcggccgtgaaaagtttcaagatacactttacgaaagtagcaggaaaccagaagttctccttcgaagagcttactaccctcttagtacgcatagaggcggtcctcaactcccgaccgctctcccctatgtccgaagatccaatggatcccctagtcctaaccccagggcatttcctacatggcgcgccgctcttgtcgttaccggagccaactgcagagcatctcaccttggtcaacaaatggcagaaactgaaagtgcttcaccaccagttcagcacacgatggaagaacgagtacctcaaggagctgcgtaatcggtacaaatggaaatgccctcaacgcaatattcaagttagagatttagtcgtggtaaaggatgatttactacccccgaacgaatggcgtttgggacgggtaatcactttacaccctggatcggataaccatgttcgagtggtggaactcaaaacacaaaacggactaataacccgaaatattgccaaactgtgcgtgctaccaactgcctag